The Vreelandella piezotolerans genomic interval GGCTCGATCGTGAGCCCAGCGAGCGCGACTACGCCCATATGATCGAAGTGATCGAACAGCACGCGATGTCACTCAAGGAGCTGGAATGGGTGCTGCGCCTGGAGCTAGCACCCGTCATGTCACGTCACCAGCTTTCCGTCGCCAGCGAGTGGCGAAAGTTCGACGATTACAAGCTGATGAAGCAGCTCGTGAACCACAACATGAAACTCACTGGTTGGCGGCGCAAAAGCTGGGCGCTCTTTTCGGGGCTGACGACCATGATGGTACGCCACCGTTGGAACGAACTGATGCAGCGTCTCATGGTCGTTCGCGGGGACGTCTAGGCCTACTCTTTGTCGAGGGCAGCCTCAAGGGCCAAACGTAGCGTGAGACCGCGATCCCTAGGACCAAAACGAGCAATTACTTTGCCATCTCGGCCAACGAGGAACTTGGTAAAGTTCCACTTTACGGCCTTGGTACCCAATACCCCCGGCGCTTCTTGCTTGAGCTGTGCGAACAGCGGGTGGGCATCGGCGCCGTTGACCTTCACTTTCTCCATGAGCGGGAAACTCACGCCAAACTGCTGCTCTCCGAAGGCACAAAACGCCTCGGCGCTCTCTGGTGACTGGCGGCCAAACTGGTTACAGGGGAAGCCCAACACGGTAAATCCACGATCCCGGTAACGCTGGTACAGCCCCTCGAGCTCTTTCAACTGCGGCGTAAAACCGCACTGGCTGGCCACATTGACCACCAATAATACCTGCCCACGCAAAGCGCGCAGATTGAAGGGCTTACCTTGATGGGTATAACAATCCTGCTCGTAAATCGTCATCGCCAGGCCTCTAAAATGCCTTTGCCAGCATACGCTTTACCTTGCCACGGCAACGTTGGCGACACCAGCCTCGTGATCAAAGGATCGGCCCCGCCGCCACCCGCAGCGCCAGCGCGATCAGCAATACGCCAGTCATCCGATTGATCCAGTGCGCGTGGCGTTGCAGCCAGGGCAATACCCGTGAGTGAGACAGCCCAACGGCGACCAGCACGTACCAGCCACCATCGATGATAATCGCCGTGGCCACGATGATCGCCTTGGCAAGCAAGGACATCTCCGGCGTCACGAACTGGCTCAATAGCGCGACGAAAAAGATGATCAGCTTGGGATTGCCCAGGGCCACCAGTACGGCTTCCTTGGCGGCTTGCTGCGGCGTCGTGGCCACGGCACTCGGCGAGAGCGCACCGCTACGGCCAGCGCGCAGCGCCTTGATACCCAGCCACGCCAAATACGCTGCGCCGCACCATGTAATCAACTGAAACAATTCGGGAAAACGCACCACCAGCGCGCCTAACCCCAATACCGTCAGCAGCGCGTAGACACCAACGCCGAAGGCATGAAAAATAGCCGCCGTGATGCCTGGCACGCGGCCACCGCCCAAGGTATGACGCAGCACCAACGCCAAGCTCGGCCCAGGCGACATGGCCCCCATCGCACAAATAGCGGCCAATGAAAGCCATAGTGTCAGCGGCATGGTCTCCTCCCTGAAGAATTCGTGGAACACTCGATGAGCCGCCAGTATACGCCAGACAGAAGAGGTATAGCGCCTATCTTGATCTTAGCGGTCGTCGTAACGTCTCGACGCACCGCATTAACGTCTCGCACGCTTAAATAACGCTGTTAGCATGGTACGCTGTTGGGTAGAATTTTCTCCTTTTTGAACACGATGACGCCTGCCATGCAGGCGTTTCATGGCTAATGAAGGACTTCAATATGGGTAGGGCGTTTCAAAACCGTAAGGAATCCATGGCCAAAACGGCCGCTGCGAAAACCAAGGTTTACAGCAAGTATGGACGTGAAATTTACGTCTGTGCCAAAGCGGGCGGTACGGATCCCAATGGCAACCTTGCGCTGCGCGGTTTGATGGAGCGCGCCAAGAAAGACCAGGTGCCCTCTCACGTGATCGACAAGGCCCTGGACAAAGCCAGCGGCGCAGGCGGTGAGGATTTTTCACCGGCGCGCTACGAAGGCTTTGGCCCTGGCAACGCCATGGTGATCGTCGACTGCCTGACCGACAATCCCAACCGTACCTTTGGCGATGTGCGCGGCTGCTTCACCAAAACCAAAAGCAAGATCGGCACGCCAGGCAGCGTCAGCCACATGTTCGACCACTGCGCTATTTTCTCCTTCAACGGCAGTGATGAAGAAGCCGTCCTGGAGGCGCTAATGGAAGCCGACGTGGACGTGACCGATATCGAGCAGGAAGAAGGTCGTATTACGGTGTTTGCTCCCCATACCGATTACGCCAAAGCCAAGCAGGCCTTGCTGGATGCGTTCGGCGAGATCGACTTCGAGGTCGACGAGATTCAGTTCCTGCCGCAAACCACCACGCCCATCGAAGGCGATGACGTGGCGATGTTCGAGAAATTTCTCAACATGCTCAACGAGCTGGACGACGTACAGAACGTCTTCCATAACGCGGAGCTACCGGAAGAGAGCGCTTGAGCCGTTAGGCGCTTAACGCATCTTTGGGTACGAAGATCCACCCTTCCGCCGCTGGCATCTCTGCTGGCGGCCAAGCCACACTCCCTTTGGCATGCTCCAAGCTCCACGCCAGTAGTGCACAGTGCCAGGCATCCTGGATATCCTGCTGCTTCGGCGTTGGTTGATGAAGCATGGCGTGCAGCCCTTCAGTCATGCACACGCGCCGACGCAGCGCTGCAAATTCAGCCGATCGTTTAGCGGGCGAGGGATACCCCTCCACCACACACAGCTCGCCCCCCTTCGATTGCCACTGCCCGCAGGCCGCGACGTGTGGGGCAAAGCGAGCTAGAAAGTGCATGCCTTTCGTGGCTTGACTGCCGATCATGTCTTTGATGGGAGACAGCGGCGTGATCCCCCGAGCGAACAGCCAGCGCTCGGTTTCCCGATACAGGTAAGGATTTTCTTGGGAGCGGCCCAGTCTATCCACCGCCTCTCCACGTGCGAGCGCTAGGAGCGCCTGAGGGAGTGCCAACGGCGTATCGATGGCCATGACCACCCGCTCATCGCCGCTGGCCACGTGCTGGCAAAGCGCCAGCAGCCGATGGATCACATCACGACTCGAGGTCGCCTCGTTCAGCGTCTCACGGAGGTTGTCTCGCCAAGGCTTGCCGATCACATGGAGTGCGTCATCCAACACCACCAACGCATCGCGGCTGGCGGGATTGTGGTCGCAATTCCAACCGCCCACGTCCCACCCAATATAGAGCGTCGAAGCCGTCATTATCGACTCTCCGCGCCGTGGGCATCGAGCGCTGCATCCGGGGGTAAGAGCGCGGGCGTGACGCCTGCCTCGCTCAGCACCGCCTTGCCACGCACCGTCAAATCGGTGATGAAGAGAAATTGCTGACGCGGATCCACCGGATACGCGCGGATGCGATAGTGAGTGCCCCAAGGTTTTTCTTCGGCCACCACGATGATCGGTTCATCGAATTTTAAATAAGCGCTGGTCAGCGCCACGTCACGAAGCGCCTTGCGTACCCAGCCCGCCTCGTGCTCGGGGTGAAGATAAAAACTCGCCACGCACTGCAGGCTAGTGCCACCATTATTGGCGTTGTAAATCGCGGTGTCCCAGAGCTTCAAATGCGGCACGGCGACCAGATCGTCATCAGGAGTTTGTACTTCTACCGTACGCATGCCCACGTGTTTCACTTCACCATAAGTCTCTTCGATCCGGACCCAGTCCCCTGGGCGGTATGGCAACTCGACCGCTGAGACGACGCCAGCAATCAGGCTACTCACATAATCTTTCATCGCAAAACCAATGGCCAAGCCAATGGCACCTAGCAGCGTCACCATATTACGCAACGACGGCTCGACGATGATCGGCACAGCGATGGCCAGTGCCACGATGAGGATGATCAGGCGGGTTAGCGGTACCAACGCAAAGACGCGAAAGCGCACCTGACCATGCAGCCGATTGGCCAGCCAGTTGAGACCGCGCTGGCTGGCAATGATCAATACGATGGCACTGCCCACCACAATGCCTAGCGTGATTAGCGCTTGGCTATCGAGCTCATTAAATAACTTGGCATACTGCCCTTGATCGTCCATCGACGCTCCTTAAAGCGGATCTACCAAATAATTACGCGACGCCAGCAATTGTCGTACGCTGGCGTAGCACAGCGGCGCCACCTGCCAACGCCCCTCCTGACCGCTCAGAATGCCGCGTTGCGCCAAGGAGAATCGTGCGTTCAACGCTTCATGATCGGAAAACGGCAGCACGTACCTCAACGCTTGGTCATCGAGCCCGCCGTGTATGAGCAGCGTATGAAGCAGCAGGGTAGCGACTTCGCCGGTATCCGCCGGTAGCTCGGCATCGGCCAACGCATCAAGGAGCCACAGCTCTTGCATGTCGCTGCGCGTCTCTTGGCCGTCATCCGATGCATTCTCCTCCGATGGCTCTCGCAGCCGCTCGCGCCAGTAGTGCCAGGCAATGCCCAAATGTCCGCGACAGTGCGCGGTCAATCGCTGCAGTTCGCTGTAAACCGCCTTATCGTCGCTTTCGCTCATGAGCACCGGCCTCCCCGTGCGTGTGCTGTACACCGTTGGGCACACCTGCACCGTTCGATCCACGTGGTGGGCAAAATAGTGGGCCAGCTGCTCACCTTCGAGCCCTTGGAGGGTGAGCACCGGCACGCCCTCAAGGCCTACGGCGTGCTGTAAGTAGGCATACGTCCAGCTATCGCAGCCAATCACGCTTTGCCCCATTCGGCCGCTCAGGGAGCGCTCGACCAGCTCACGCACGCCCTGCAAGCCGTTGGTGTGACGCAGAAAGTGGCGCTCGAGGGCGGGGATGGCCCAGCGCTTGCGCGGGGCTACATGATCGAGCCATACGGTACTTCCCTCGAGCAGCTCGGGAAGCGTAGGAGGAGTAAGGCACTCCACGCTTCGCTGCGCGGCCCAGTGCCGCACCACTGCTGCATGTCCACCATGAGGTGGCGAAACGAACATCACCATGGGCGCTTCATCATAGGCTTGCAGTGACTGGGCCAAACCACGCGCGGCGGGTGTCCAGTCGATACTGGGCGCCCAGTGGGCCAATTTGACCTCCGGCAGCGCGCGTAGCTCGCTCTCTTGTTTGGCTTGGCGTTCGGAAGCTTCGCGGCCAACCATCCAAGTGGTAGCTGCTCGAAAGCTGCGCCGCCACTGGCTTGCCTGGGTGCGTTCAGGGGTGTGAAAGCTATCCAATGACACTACTTTCCATGGCGATAACGCCGCGTTCGTTGAGCTCTGCGCCATCGTCTGCCTCGGTTAGGTAAAGTAGATTAAGGTTAGCATGCCTGAGACTCCTCCTAAGGGGCCAGTCGAACTTATCGTCTAGAATAAAGTCGTTATTGCCAAGTAACTCACTTTTGAGCGATGCGCAGGAGGCAACGATGAGCGTGGTGAATGTCACGATGGCTGAACTACACGAGAAGCTTGCGAAGTGCATTGCAGGCGAGCGGGTGCTCATTGAGCAGGAGGGCAATCGATTCAGCGGCCGCATCCAACATGTGGGTGTCATGGGGGTGAAGATCATCCCCGAAACCGTCATCAAAAACAGTACCGGCGACCCTGGGGACGTGGATGGCGTCACCGTACCCTATGACGATATCTGGGAGTTGGAAGTCAAAGGCGTGGTCTACAGTCGGTTAGGAGAGTAATGTCTCTGCCCTTGTACGACCTTCCTCCGGCTGGCCAATAAAAAAGCGCGTCCGCCCATGGCAGACGCGCTTTTCTCACTCTTTACGCAACGTGCATTTTACGCAAAGTGCATCGCGTCGCTCAGAACGTCAGGCAAATTTTACCAAAGTGCTTGCCCGATTCTTGATGACGAAACGCCTCGGCAATCTCGCTAAGCGGGAACTCACGATCGATGATCGGTTTCAAATTCGCCGCTTCGATCGCGTCGATCATCTCGATCTGGTGGCGACGGCTACCGACGATCAATCCCTGCAGCTTGGCCTGCTTGGCCATGAGTTTTGCAGTGGGAATGTCTCCCTCGCGGCCGGTCAGCACGCCAATCAGCGAAATGTGTCCACCAATCTTCACGGCATCGATGGATTGCGGCAGCGTACCGGGGCCGCCTACCTCGACGACGTGATCCACGCCTTTGCCGTCGGTCAACGCTTTGACCGCTTTTCCCCACTCGGGTGTCTCGCGGTAGTTGATGGTGTGCTCCGCGCCGAGGCTACGCAGGCGCTCCAGCTTCTCATTGGAAGAGGAGGTCGCGATCACTCGAGCCCCCATCAGCTTGGCGAACTGCAGTGCAAAGATCGACACCCCGCCGGTACCCAGTACCAGCACGGTATCGCCCGCTTTCAAGCCGCCATCCACCACCAGCGCGCGCCAAGCGGTCAATCCCGCAGTGGTCAGCGTGGCGGATTCTGCATGGCTGTAGCCGATCGGCTGGTGAGTGAACCATGTGGCCGGTCGAATTACCTGCTCCCGGGCATAGCCATCGACGCCATCACCGGGGGTAGTGGTGAAGTCGCCTACCCGTGCCGGGCCTTCCAGCCAGTAGGGAAAGAACGTCGAGACGACCGCGTCGCCCACGGCAAACTCCTCAACGCCTTCGCCCACGGCCTCCACCACGCCCGCGCCGTCGGACATCGGGATGCGCTTGTCGTCGGTGGGGATCATCCCCGCCACCACCGCGTAATCGTGAAAGTTCAGCGAGCTGGCGTGCAGGCGCACTTTGATCTCGCCAGGGCCAGGCTCGCCGGGCGCGGCCGTGTCGACGACGTTCAATTTATCTAAACCGCCGGGTTGTTGAAGCTCAATCGTTTGCATCTCTACCTCCTGTTGAAGCGCCTTCACTAGGCGACCGGTCTAGTCTCAAATGAGGGCGTTGTTATCAGGATCAAGGTCGTTACCCAAAAAGCCGCCCGACTGCCGCTGCCAAAGACCGGCATAGATACCATTGCGGGCGAGCAATTCCTGATGGGTGCCGCTCTCCACCATGCGCCCTTCGTCCACCACGATCAAACGATCCAGCATGGCGATGGTAGAGAGCCGGTGGGCAATGGCGATGACCGTTTTGCCCTCCATCAACGCATCCAATTGCTCTTGAATCGCCGCCTCGACTTCGGAATCCAGCGCCGAAGTGGCTTCGTCCAACACCAGAATCGGGGCGTCCTTGAGCAGCACTCGGGCAATGGCAATGCGCTGGCGCTGACCGCCGGAGAGTTTGACGCCCCGCTCTCCCACGTGGGCATCCAGACCACGCCGACCTTTGGGATCGACCAGATCATTGATGAACGTGTCGGCATGGGCGCGGCACACCGCCTGCCAGACGTCCTCATCGCTGGCGTTAGGGCTGCCGTAGCGGATGTTGTCCCGCAGCGAGCGGTGCAACAGCGAGGTATCTTGGGTCACCATGCCGATCTGGTGGCGTAGCGAGGTTTGGGAGACCTCGGCGATGTTTTGACCATCGATCAGAATGCGTCCGCCCTGCAGGTCGTAAAAGCGCAGCAGCAGGTTTGCCAGGGTCGATTTCCCGGCCCCAGAGCGGCCAATCAGGCCAATTTTCTCGCCGGGCTTGATGGTCAGGCTCAGACCATCGAACACGTTTTTGCTCTCCCCTTTTGCCTGGGCATATTGGAAACGCAACGCGTCGAAGACGATCTCGCCGTTGGGCACGCACAATGCTTTGGCATTAGGAGCATCTTTGACAGTCGGTTCCTGGGCGATGGTGTTCATGCCATCCTGCACCGTGCCGATGTTTTCGAACAGCCCGGCAACCTCCCACAAAATCCAGTCGGACATGAAGCGAATCCGCATTACCAGGGCAATGGCAATGGCCAGTACGCCCAACGAGATCGCCTCCATGTACCAAGCGGCGATGGCCATGCCGGCGGTGCCGACCAATAGTAGCGTGTTGAGTAGCGTCAAGCAGACGCTCATCACGGTCACCAGCCGCATCTGGCGATGCACGGTAGTCATGAAGCCTTCCATGGCATCTTTGGCATAGCGCTCTTCGCGCTGGGTATCGGCAAACAGCTTGATGGTTTGGATGTTGCTGTAGCTATCCACCACGCGACCGGTCATTTGCGCACGCGCATCCGCCTGG includes:
- a CDS encoding DUF7079 family protein; the encoded protein is MNAQQLVDERGDLWLALAPLWLDREPSERDYAHMIEVIEQHAMSLKELEWVLRLELAPVMSRHQLSVASEWRKFDDYKLMKQLVNHNMKLTGWRRKSWALFSGLTTMMVRHRWNELMQRLMVVRGDV
- a CDS encoding glutathione peroxidase, with the translated sequence MTIYEQDCYTHQGKPFNLRALRGQVLLVVNVASQCGFTPQLKELEGLYQRYRDRGFTVLGFPCNQFGRQSPESAEAFCAFGEQQFGVSFPLMEKVKVNGADAHPLFAQLKQEAPGVLGTKAVKWNFTKFLVGRDGKVIARFGPRDRGLTLRLALEAALDKE
- a CDS encoding LysE family translocator — protein: MPLTLWLSLAAICAMGAMSPGPSLALVLRHTLGGGRVPGITAAIFHAFGVGVYALLTVLGLGALVVRFPELFQLITWCGAAYLAWLGIKALRAGRSGALSPSAVATTPQQAAKEAVLVALGNPKLIIFFVALLSQFVTPEMSLLAKAIIVATAIIIDGGWYVLVAVGLSHSRVLPWLQRHAHWINRMTGVLLIALALRVAAGPIL
- a CDS encoding YebC/PmpR family DNA-binding transcriptional regulator: MGRAFQNRKESMAKTAAAKTKVYSKYGREIYVCAKAGGTDPNGNLALRGLMERAKKDQVPSHVIDKALDKASGAGGEDFSPARYEGFGPGNAMVIVDCLTDNPNRTFGDVRGCFTKTKSKIGTPGSVSHMFDHCAIFSFNGSDEEAVLEALMEADVDVTDIEQEEGRITVFAPHTDYAKAKQALLDAFGEIDFEVDEIQFLPQTTTPIEGDDVAMFEKFLNMLNELDDVQNVFHNAELPEESA
- a CDS encoding DUF429 domain-containing protein, yielding MTASTLYIGWDVGGWNCDHNPASRDALVVLDDALHVIGKPWRDNLRETLNEATSSRDVIHRLLALCQHVASGDERVVMAIDTPLALPQALLALARGEAVDRLGRSQENPYLYRETERWLFARGITPLSPIKDMIGSQATKGMHFLARFAPHVAACGQWQSKGGELCVVEGYPSPAKRSAEFAALRRRVCMTEGLHAMLHQPTPKQQDIQDAWHCALLAWSLEHAKGSVAWPPAEMPAAEGWIFVPKDALSA
- a CDS encoding mechanosensitive ion channel family protein, which codes for MDDQGQYAKLFNELDSQALITLGIVVGSAIVLIIASQRGLNWLANRLHGQVRFRVFALVPLTRLIILIVALAIAVPIIVEPSLRNMVTLLGAIGLAIGFAMKDYVSSLIAGVVSAVELPYRPGDWVRIEETYGEVKHVGMRTVEVQTPDDDLVAVPHLKLWDTAIYNANNGGTSLQCVASFYLHPEHEAGWVRKALRDVALTSAYLKFDEPIIVVAEEKPWGTHYRIRAYPVDPRQQFLFITDLTVRGKAVLSEAGVTPALLPPDAALDAHGAESR
- a CDS encoding zinc-dependent alcohol dehydrogenase family protein, whose product is MQTIELQQPGGLDKLNVVDTAAPGEPGPGEIKVRLHASSLNFHDYAVVAGMIPTDDKRIPMSDGAGVVEAVGEGVEEFAVGDAVVSTFFPYWLEGPARVGDFTTTPGDGVDGYAREQVIRPATWFTHQPIGYSHAESATLTTAGLTAWRALVVDGGLKAGDTVLVLGTGGVSIFALQFAKLMGARVIATSSSNEKLERLRSLGAEHTINYRETPEWGKAVKALTDGKGVDHVVEVGGPGTLPQSIDAVKIGGHISLIGVLTGREGDIPTAKLMAKQAKLQGLIVGSRRHQIEMIDAIEAANLKPIIDREFPLSEIAEAFRHQESGKHFGKICLTF
- a CDS encoding ABC transporter ATP-binding protein, whose translation is MLSRLLSPLFRFFEARVNPYPEGEVTTPPKGLLPFIWHFSRPVWPWLLVMSLITAVVSAAEVVFFSYMGDLVDWLGGVERADFWSSHGLWLAGVAVLVVVGLPLLVLLQSLVTHQSIFGNYPMIGRWLSHRHMLSQSLAFYQDEFAGRVSQKVMQTALAVRETVTKVMDLLVYAIVYFTGAAILLGRADPWLLLPLGLWLVGYLGIMRFFVPRLRDVSMAQADARAQMTGRVVDSYSNIQTIKLFADTQREERYAKDAMEGFMTTVHRQMRLVTVMSVCLTLLNTLLLVGTAGMAIAAWYMEAISLGVLAIAIALVMRIRFMSDWILWEVAGLFENIGTVQDGMNTIAQEPTVKDAPNAKALCVPNGEIVFDALRFQYAQAKGESKNVFDGLSLTIKPGEKIGLIGRSGAGKSTLANLLLRFYDLQGGRILIDGQNIAEVSQTSLRHQIGMVTQDTSLLHRSLRDNIRYGSPNASDEDVWQAVCRAHADTFINDLVDPKGRRGLDAHVGERGVKLSGGQRQRIAIARVLLKDAPILVLDEATSALDSEVEAAIQEQLDALMEGKTVIAIAHRLSTIAMLDRLIVVDEGRMVESGTHQELLARNGIYAGLWQRQSGGFLGNDLDPDNNALI